A section of the Citrobacter farmeri genome encodes:
- a CDS encoding MFS transporter: MNTIKHERSTRDLVRAAISGWLGTALEFMDFQLYSLGAALVFHEVFFPEQSAAMALILAMGTYGAGYIARIIGAFFFGKMGDRIGRKKVLFITITLMGMCTTLIGILPTYAQIGILAPVLLVTLRIIQGLGAGAEISGAGTMLAEYAPVGKRGIISSLVAMGTNCGTLSATAIWAVMFFALDREALLAWGWRIPFLASVVVMIFAIWLRLNLKESPVFEQVNEGDSPATAPQEAISAGTMFTSKSFWLATGLRFGQAGNSGLIQTFLAGYLVQTLLFSKSIPTDALMISSVIGFITIPLLGWLSDKFGRRLPYIVLNISAIILAYPMLSIVVDNTYHPGVIMAALIVIHNVAVLGLFALENITMAEIFGSRNRFTRMAIAKEAGGLVAVGFGPVLAGIFCNITGNWLPILVMIVVYSLIGLLSAFLMPEVCDRDLRIPEDATQSMTVKRRTAAVSRV, from the coding sequence ATGAATACAATAAAGCATGAAAGAAGTACCCGGGATCTGGTGCGTGCCGCGATTTCAGGGTGGTTAGGAACCGCATTAGAATTTATGGACTTTCAGTTATATTCCCTGGGAGCAGCACTGGTTTTTCATGAGGTATTTTTTCCGGAACAATCCGCGGCAATGGCATTAATTCTCGCAATGGGAACCTACGGCGCAGGCTATATCGCGCGTATTATCGGGGCCTTCTTTTTTGGTAAAATGGGGGACAGGATTGGGCGCAAGAAGGTGCTGTTTATCACTATCACATTAATGGGAATGTGCACGACCTTAATCGGTATACTTCCGACTTATGCGCAGATAGGGATTTTGGCACCCGTATTGTTGGTGACATTACGTATTATTCAGGGACTCGGGGCCGGGGCAGAAATATCCGGAGCCGGAACGATGCTCGCTGAATATGCGCCAGTTGGTAAGCGGGGAATTATTTCATCACTGGTCGCTATGGGAACAAACTGCGGCACTCTCAGCGCCACCGCGATTTGGGCAGTGATGTTCTTTGCTCTCGATCGCGAAGCATTGTTGGCATGGGGCTGGCGTATCCCATTCCTGGCAAGCGTCGTCGTCATGATTTTTGCGATCTGGTTGCGGTTGAATCTGAAAGAAAGTCCCGTCTTCGAGCAGGTCAATGAGGGGGATTCTCCGGCGACAGCCCCGCAGGAGGCGATTTCAGCGGGAACGATGTTTACCAGCAAATCTTTCTGGCTGGCAACAGGATTGCGCTTTGGTCAGGCCGGCAACTCGGGGCTGATCCAGACGTTTCTTGCCGGCTATCTGGTACAGACGTTGCTGTTCAGTAAGTCCATCCCGACGGATGCGCTGATGATAAGTTCAGTGATTGGTTTTATCACTATTCCGCTACTGGGTTGGCTATCCGATAAATTCGGACGTCGTTTACCCTATATCGTGCTGAATATCTCGGCGATTATTCTCGCGTATCCGATGTTATCCATCGTGGTAGATAACACTTATCACCCGGGCGTGATCATGGCGGCTCTGATCGTCATTCATAACGTCGCAGTACTGGGTCTGTTTGCCCTGGAAAACATTACGATGGCAGAAATTTTTGGCTCACGAAATCGCTTTACCCGTATGGCGATTGCCAAAGAAGCAGGGGGGCTGGTGGCGGTCGGGTTTGGACCGGTGCTGGCAGGGATTTTCTGCAACATAACCGGAAACTGGCTGCCGATTCTGGTGATGATCGTGGTTTACTCCCTGATTGGTTTGCTCTCTGCGTTCCTGATGCCAGAAGTGTGCGACCGCGATTTGCGAATACCTGAAGACGCAACACAGTCTATGACCGTGAAGCGGCGTACTGCGGCAGTCAGTCGCGTCTGA
- a CDS encoding Zn-dependent oxidoreductase — protein MGSIVIQQPNNLWIEQRPLPLPEPGEVRIKVKIAGICGSDSHIYRGHNPFAQYPRVIGHEFYGIIDAVGDGVRNKSPGERVVVDPVISCGVCYPCTVGKPNVCTSLTVLGVHRDGGFSEYVTVPESNVYCIPDSVSDRQAVMVEPFTIAANVTGQVAPTKNDIALIYGAGPMGLTTVQVLKGVYQVKTVIVVDRINARLAMAKACGADETMNNTRRPLAQYLAEKGIRPTLIIDAACHPAILTEAIDLASPAARIVIMGFSSAPSQIIQQGITGKELTIFSSRLNAHKFPVVIEWMQKKLIDPEKLITQQFDYRQVIDAITLFETDQQRCCKVLLSFSV, from the coding sequence ATGGGAAGTATAGTGATTCAACAGCCAAATAATTTATGGATTGAACAGCGGCCATTACCTTTACCTGAACCTGGAGAAGTGAGGATTAAGGTTAAAATAGCAGGCATCTGCGGGTCGGATAGCCACATATATCGCGGACATAATCCTTTTGCACAATATCCTCGCGTCATTGGTCATGAGTTTTATGGCATTATCGATGCAGTCGGTGACGGGGTGAGAAATAAAAGTCCAGGCGAACGTGTTGTGGTGGATCCCGTAATAAGTTGCGGCGTCTGTTATCCCTGTACGGTTGGCAAACCCAATGTTTGTACCTCGTTAACGGTATTAGGTGTTCATCGTGATGGCGGCTTCAGTGAATATGTCACGGTTCCTGAAAGTAATGTTTATTGTATTCCGGATTCGGTCAGTGACCGACAGGCGGTAATGGTTGAACCTTTTACGATTGCCGCCAATGTCACGGGCCAGGTTGCGCCGACAAAAAATGATATTGCTTTAATTTATGGCGCCGGGCCGATGGGATTAACCACCGTCCAGGTGCTGAAAGGCGTTTATCAGGTTAAAACGGTCATTGTTGTTGACCGGATTAATGCGCGGCTGGCAATGGCGAAAGCATGCGGGGCTGACGAAACGATGAATAATACCCGACGGCCATTAGCGCAATATCTGGCGGAGAAGGGCATCAGACCGACGTTGATTATCGATGCGGCCTGCCATCCTGCCATCTTGACTGAAGCCATTGACCTGGCGTCACCTGCGGCGCGTATTGTGATAATGGGTTTTTCCAGCGCCCCCAGCCAGATAATCCAACAGGGGATTACCGGAAAAGAGCTCACGATTTTCTCATCCCGACTGAATGCGCATAAATTTCCAGTTGTGATTGAGTGGATGCAAAAAAAATTAATCGACCCGGAGAAATTAATTACCCAACAGTTTGACTATCGCCAGGTCATTGACGCAATAACACTATTCGAAACCGATCAACAGAGATGTTGTAAAGTATTACTCTCTTTTTCCGTTTAA
- a CDS encoding YnfA family protein: MIKTTLLFFATALCEIIGCFLPWLWLKRGATVWLLLPAGVALALFVWLLTLHPAASGRVYAAYGGVYVCTALIWLRVVDGVKLSLYDWSGALIALCGMLIIVAGWGRG, translated from the coding sequence ATGATCAAAACAACGCTGCTTTTCTTTGCTACCGCACTGTGCGAAATTATCGGCTGCTTTCTTCCCTGGCTCTGGCTAAAGCGGGGCGCTACCGTCTGGTTGCTGCTCCCCGCCGGGGTTGCGCTGGCGCTGTTTGTCTGGCTGCTGACGCTGCATCCCGCCGCCAGTGGGCGGGTGTATGCGGCGTATGGCGGCGTTTATGTTTGCACTGCGCTTATCTGGTTGCGCGTAGTGGATGGGGTAAAACTCAGCCTGTATGACTGGAGCGGGGCGCTGATCGCGCTCTGTGGAATGTTGATTATTGTGGCGGGATGGGGACGCGGTTGA
- a CDS encoding DUF1283 family protein, with the protein MNITLRKRLCLTAMMLLGAVVYTATAQAETSRLVIESGDSALSRQQAAMQKEQWDDTRSLRQKINKRAEKEWDKADAAFDNRDSCEQSANLNAYWEPNTLRCLDRRTGRVVTP; encoded by the coding sequence ATGAACATTACGCTTCGCAAACGCCTGTGCCTGACGGCAATGATGCTGCTGGGGGCTGTCGTGTACACCGCGACCGCGCAGGCTGAGACCAGTCGACTGGTGATCGAATCCGGTGACAGCGCCCTGAGTCGTCAACAGGCAGCTATGCAAAAAGAACAATGGGATGACACCCGTAGTTTGCGTCAGAAAATTAACAAACGCGCGGAAAAAGAGTGGGATAAAGCAGATGCCGCTTTTGATAACCGCGACAGCTGCGAACAGAGTGCCAATCTGAATGCGTACTGGGAGCCAAACACCCTGCGCTGTCTGGATCGTCGCACCGGTCGCGTAGTTACCCCGTAA
- the speG gene encoding spermidine N1-acetyltransferase, with amino-acid sequence MTSALSVKLRPLEREDLRFVHQLDNNASVMRYWFEEPYEAFVELSDLYDKHIHDQSERRFVVECDGEKAGLVELVEINHVHRRAEFQIIISPEYQGKGLASRAARLAMDYGFTVLNLYKLYLIVDKENEKAIHIYRKLGFMVEGELIHEFFINGEYRNTIRMCIFQHQYLAEHRTPGSTMLKPTAQ; translated from the coding sequence ATGACAAGCGCCCTCAGTGTTAAGCTGCGCCCGCTGGAGCGTGAAGATTTACGTTTTGTCCATCAACTCGATAACAATGCCAGCGTGATGCGCTACTGGTTTGAAGAGCCTTACGAAGCGTTTGTCGAGTTGTCTGATCTTTACGACAAGCACATTCACGATCAGAGCGAACGTCGTTTTGTCGTCGAATGCGATGGAGAAAAGGCAGGTCTGGTCGAACTGGTTGAAATCAACCATGTCCATCGTCGGGCCGAATTTCAGATCATTATTTCCCCGGAGTATCAGGGAAAAGGTCTTGCCTCCCGTGCTGCCAGACTGGCGATGGACTACGGATTTACCGTACTTAACCTCTATAAGCTGTACCTCATCGTTGATAAAGAGAACGAAAAGGCGATCCATATCTACCGTAAGCTGGGCTTTATGGTCGAAGGTGAGCTGATTCATGAATTCTTTATCAACGGTGAGTACCGCAATACTATCCGGATGTGTATCTTCCAGCACCAGTACCTGGCGGAGCATCGTACGCCCGGTTCGACAATGTTAAAACCTACCGCGCAGTAA
- a CDS encoding YnfC family lipoprotein translates to MGCDNSTVPLSFTPEMASFSNEFDFDPLRGPVKDFSQTLLNEKGEVAKRVNGTLSEEGCFDSLELHDLENNTGVALVLDANFYRDAETLEKKVRLQGKCQLAELPSAGVVWDTDDNGFVVAATGKEMKVQYRYDAEGYPLGKTTVSKDKTLSVNAKPSNDPRKKLDYTAVSSLNDHPLGNVKQTCDYDSHANPTDCTLVIVDESVKPAVEHNYTIKNTIDYY, encoded by the coding sequence ATGGGATGCGACAACAGCACGGTGCCGCTGTCCTTTACGCCGGAGATGGCCAGTTTCTCTAATGAATTTGACTTTGACCCACTGCGCGGGCCGGTAAAGGACTTTAGCCAGACGTTGCTCAATGAGAAGGGCGAAGTAGCGAAGCGCGTCAACGGCACGCTGTCTGAGGAAGGTTGCTTCGACTCGCTGGAGTTGCACGATCTTGAAAATAATACCGGCGTGGCGCTGGTACTGGATGCGAACTTTTATCGCGATGCCGAAACGCTGGAAAAAAAGGTGCGCCTGCAGGGAAAATGCCAGCTCGCGGAACTGCCTTCAGCCGGCGTTGTCTGGGACACCGATGATAATGGCTTTGTGGTCGCGGCGACGGGAAAAGAGATGAAAGTCCAGTATCGCTATGATGCAGAAGGTTATCCGCTCGGCAAGACCACGGTCAGCAAGGACAAGACGCTATCGGTCAATGCAAAACCCTCGAACGATCCGCGTAAGAAGCTTGATTATACAGCGGTAAGTTCGCTTAACGATCACCCTTTGGGGAATGTTAAGCAAACCTGTGACTATGACAGTCATGCCAATCCCACCGACTGTACGCTGGTGATCGTTGATGAAAGCGTCAAACCCGCGGTCGAGCACAATTACACGATTAAAAATACCATCGATTACTATTAA
- a CDS encoding autotransporter outer membrane beta-barrel domain-containing protein, whose protein sequence is MNIKNLHHQKSLLAIAIAFAVQTAAAANMDNINLLSVTPPTDITSDLIIDNNDSLTLSSTENTGSNWNQVRAVTVGSTGVGTLIIDGRDVLVAEGAIIGYGGTGTVTLTNGATLRTNNWYIQLGLGNGSGTLNVLNGSKITGLNNLLIGDSDIGARGAVTIDGANSSITNYQTVVGLRGHGQLVITNGGKLSSANHMFIGYLGVADFDVGDGTGVVRIDGANSILDVATEINLGGIYTSNNTAKGYLTVSNGATVKSGSLIRLAYGNGSTGILNIGGAQGEAEQAAGKIDTPRIWLGNTNGQKTAILNFNHFSPDFLLASQIYGTGEVNHVGSGVTTLTGANTYSGNTLVSRGTLRAGAENTFSAASDYIVNDGASLDLNGYSQTLNSLELAGTTTLSSPPRVKAAFTPTTLTINGNYTGNNGLLALRTVLGDDLSATDKLVVRGDTSGTTRVSVTNAGGGGSQTVEGIPIVEVEGASNGTFVKEGRIVAGAYDYNIIKKNNQNWHLTSEVIPDPLPPDEPAPASPETPEQPVPQPPVASEVEHQYRPESGSYLANTLAANTLFNTRLHDRLGETQYTDALTGEQKVTSLWMRHIGGHNRFKDGSGQISTQSNRYVMQLGGDIAQWSTDGLDRWHLGLMAGYANSKSRSHSSLTGYSSRGEISGYSAGLYGTWYANDADKTGAYVDAWMLYNWFDNTVSGQGLASEKYDSDGITASVETGYTWKLAEFSERNALYIQPKVQVTWMDVQADTHIEKNGTRVVDKTDGNLQTRLGVKAYLQGHNAMDDGKDRTFQPFVEANWIHNTQNYSVQMDDINNDVKGSRNIAELKAGVEGQLTKNVTLWGNVAQQIGDNGYSDTQGMLGLKYSF, encoded by the coding sequence ATGAATATTAAAAATTTGCACCACCAGAAATCACTGCTGGCAATCGCTATTGCTTTCGCAGTGCAAACAGCCGCCGCAGCGAATATGGATAATATCAATCTGTTATCCGTGACGCCGCCGACGGACATCACGAGCGATCTCATTATCGACAATAATGACTCCCTCACCCTTTCCTCAACCGAAAATACCGGCAGTAACTGGAATCAGGTTCGCGCAGTAACCGTTGGGAGTACCGGAGTCGGTACATTGATTATTGATGGTCGGGATGTCCTTGTTGCCGAAGGGGCTATCATTGGTTACGGGGGGACCGGTACCGTCACCTTGACCAATGGTGCCACCTTGAGAACGAATAACTGGTATATCCAGCTTGGACTGGGTAATGGTTCCGGTACGCTGAATGTGCTAAACGGCAGTAAAATCACCGGTCTTAATAATTTACTCATTGGCGATTCCGACATCGGCGCCAGAGGGGCTGTGACCATTGACGGCGCGAATTCCTCCATTACCAATTACCAGACCGTCGTTGGCCTCCGGGGCCACGGTCAATTAGTCATTACCAACGGCGGTAAGCTCTCCTCCGCAAATCATATGTTTATTGGTTATCTTGGCGTAGCCGACTTTGACGTCGGCGATGGTACAGGGGTTGTACGGATAGACGGGGCAAACTCAATTCTGGATGTTGCTACGGAAATTAACCTGGGTGGCATTTACACAAGCAATAACACCGCCAAAGGTTATCTCACCGTCAGCAACGGCGCGACGGTCAAATCCGGCTCGTTGATCCGCCTGGCCTATGGCAACGGCAGTACCGGGATTTTAAATATCGGCGGCGCGCAGGGCGAAGCCGAACAGGCAGCGGGTAAGATTGACACACCACGAATCTGGCTGGGTAACACCAACGGTCAAAAAACCGCGATTCTGAACTTTAACCACTTCAGTCCTGACTTCCTGCTGGCATCTCAGATTTATGGCACAGGTGAAGTCAACCACGTCGGCTCAGGGGTGACCACGCTGACCGGGGCCAATACCTACAGCGGCAACACGCTTGTCTCCAGAGGCACGCTTCGCGCCGGCGCGGAAAATACATTTAGCGCCGCGTCAGATTACATCGTCAATGACGGCGCCAGTCTGGATCTAAATGGCTATTCGCAAACCCTGAACTCGCTGGAACTGGCCGGTACGACAACGCTCTCTTCCCCACCGCGAGTGAAAGCGGCCTTTACCCCGACCACGTTAACCATCAACGGCAACTACACGGGCAACAATGGTCTGTTGGCCTTGCGTACCGTATTAGGCGATGACCTTTCGGCGACCGATAAGCTGGTTGTTCGTGGTGATACCAGTGGCACCACGCGCGTCAGCGTCACCAACGCCGGCGGTGGCGGTTCGCAGACAGTGGAAGGCATTCCGATTGTTGAAGTCGAAGGCGCATCCAACGGGACCTTTGTAAAAGAAGGTCGTATCGTCGCGGGCGCTTACGACTACAACATCATCAAAAAGAACAACCAGAACTGGCACCTGACCAGCGAGGTGATTCCGGATCCGTTACCGCCGGATGAGCCAGCACCAGCTTCACCAGAAACACCAGAACAGCCCGTTCCACAACCGCCTGTCGCCTCGGAAGTTGAGCATCAGTATCGGCCGGAATCCGGCAGCTATCTGGCGAATACCCTTGCGGCCAACACGCTGTTCAACACCCGTCTTCACGATCGTCTGGGGGAAACCCAGTACACCGACGCGTTAACCGGCGAGCAGAAGGTCACCAGTCTGTGGATGCGCCACATCGGCGGACATAACCGCTTCAAGGACGGTTCCGGGCAAATCAGCACCCAGAGCAACCGCTATGTGATGCAACTGGGCGGTGATATCGCGCAATGGAGCACCGACGGTCTCGATCGCTGGCATCTGGGTCTGATGGCCGGTTACGCCAACAGCAAGAGCCGCAGCCATTCCAGTCTGACCGGATACTCTTCTCGCGGGGAAATCAGCGGCTACAGCGCCGGTCTGTACGGCACCTGGTATGCCAACGACGCCGATAAAACCGGCGCGTATGTCGATGCATGGATGCTCTACAACTGGTTCGACAACACCGTCTCCGGACAGGGACTGGCGTCCGAGAAGTATGACTCGGACGGTATTACCGCCTCTGTTGAAACGGGTTATACCTGGAAACTGGCCGAATTCAGCGAACGTAACGCGCTGTATATTCAGCCTAAAGTCCAGGTCACCTGGATGGACGTGCAGGCCGATACCCATATTGAGAAAAATGGCACGCGGGTAGTGGATAAAACCGATGGCAATCTGCAAACCCGCCTGGGTGTGAAAGCGTACCTGCAGGGGCATAACGCGATGGATGACGGTAAAGACCGCACTTTCCAGCCGTTTGTCGAAGCCAACTGGATCCACAACACGCAGAATTACAGCGTGCAGATGGATGACATCAACAACGATGTGAAAGGCAGCCGCAACATAGCTGAACTGAAAGCTGGTGTTGAAGGTCAACTGACGAAAAACGTCACCCTGTGGGGGAACGTCGCCCAGCAGATTGGCGACAATGGCTACAGCGATACGCAAGGTATGCTGGGGCTGAAATACAGCTTCTAG
- a CDS encoding DUF1161 domain-containing protein, with protein MMKLSRGILTSALLLASPLVFAAPDSCERVRSDIEQRIINNGVPETNFSLSIVPNDQADQPDSQVVGHCANDTHKILYTRTSSGNAPATTPSQEGANAEPQ; from the coding sequence ATGATGAAATTATCCCGAGGAATACTGACAAGCGCCCTGCTGCTCGCCTCCCCGCTGGTTTTTGCCGCCCCTGATTCCTGCGAACGCGTCAGGAGTGATATTGAGCAGCGCATCATCAATAACGGCGTTCCGGAGACCAATTTCTCCCTGAGTATTGTGCCAAACGATCAGGCTGACCAACCGGACTCACAGGTTGTCGGTCACTGTGCCAACGACACGCATAAAATTCTCTATACCCGAACCAGCAGTGGTAATGCACCTGCAACTACGCCTTCTCAGGAAGGTGCCAACGCCGAGCCGCAATAA
- the ynfF gene encoding selenate/tellurate reductase subunit YnfF encodes MKITTPEGLMAASISRRSLVKSSAIGSLALASSAFTLPFTRIARAADGMTPAPVEEKAVWSSCTVNCGSRCLLRLHVKDDTVYWVESDTTGNDEYGNHQVRACLRGRSIRRRMNHPDRLKYPMKRVGKRGEGKFERISWDEALDTIGDNLKRILKEYGNEAVHVLYGTGVDGGNITNSNVPYRLMNACGGYLSRYGSYSTAQISAAMSYMFGSNDGNSPDDIANTKLVVMFGNNPAETRMSGGGVTYYVEQARERSNARMIVIDPRYNDTAAGREDEWLPIRPGTDGALAAAIAWVLITEDMVDKPFLDTYCVGYDETTLPAGAPRNAHYKAYILGEGPDGIAKTPEWASRITSIPADKIIQLAREIGSAKPAYICQGWGPQRHSNGEQTARAIAMLSVLTGNVGINGGNSGVREGTWDLGVEWFSLLENPVKTQISVFTWTDAIDHGTEMTATRDGVRGKEKLDVPIKFMWCYASNTLINQHGNIAHTHDVLQDDSKCEMIVGIEHFMTASAKYCDILLPDLMPTEQEDLISHESAGNMGYVILGQPATSAKFERKPIYWMLSEVARRLGPDVYQTFTEGRSQHEWVRYLHAKTKERNPEMPDYEEMKQTGIFKKKCPEEHYVAFRAFREDPGANPLKTPSGKIEIYSARLATIADTWELKKDEVIHPLPAYTPGFDGWDDPIRKTYPLQLTGFHYKARTHSSYGNIDVLQQACPQEIWINPIDANARGIQHGDTVRVFNNNGQMLIPAKVTPRILPGVTAIGQGAWLKADMFGDQVDHGGSINILTSHRPSPLAKGNPSHSNLVQVEKV; translated from the coding sequence ATGAAAATCACCACGCCTGAGGGCCTCATGGCGGCCAGTATCAGTCGCCGTAGTCTGGTGAAATCATCCGCCATTGGCAGCCTTGCACTTGCCAGTAGCGCTTTCACCCTTCCTTTCACACGAATCGCCCGCGCCGCAGACGGCATGACACCTGCGCCAGTCGAAGAAAAAGCGGTCTGGAGTTCCTGTACCGTTAACTGCGGAAGCCGCTGCCTGCTGCGGCTGCACGTTAAAGATGACACGGTTTACTGGGTGGAGTCTGACACCACCGGCAACGATGAGTACGGCAACCATCAGGTTCGTGCCTGCTTGCGCGGCCGCTCAATACGTCGCCGCATGAACCATCCGGACAGACTGAAATACCCGATGAAACGCGTCGGCAAACGCGGCGAAGGTAAGTTTGAGCGCATCTCCTGGGACGAAGCGCTGGATACCATCGGCGACAACCTGAAGCGGATCCTCAAAGAGTATGGCAACGAGGCGGTCCACGTGCTGTACGGCACTGGCGTCGACGGCGGAAACATTACCAACTCCAACGTTCCTTACCGTCTGATGAACGCCTGCGGCGGCTACCTTAGCCGTTACGGCAGTTACAGCACCGCGCAGATCAGCGCCGCCATGAGCTACATGTTTGGCAGCAACGATGGCAACAGCCCTGATGACATTGCCAACACGAAACTGGTGGTGATGTTTGGCAACAACCCCGCGGAAACCCGCATGAGCGGCGGTGGTGTTACGTATTACGTCGAACAGGCGCGTGAACGTTCCAATGCGCGGATGATCGTTATCGATCCACGTTATAACGACACCGCGGCCGGACGCGAAGACGAATGGCTGCCCATCCGCCCCGGCACGGACGGCGCGCTGGCGGCAGCCATCGCCTGGGTGTTGATTACTGAAGATATGGTCGATAAGCCGTTCCTCGACACGTATTGCGTCGGTTACGATGAAACCACCCTGCCTGCCGGTGCGCCGCGTAATGCGCACTACAAGGCGTACATCCTCGGCGAAGGTCCGGACGGTATAGCCAAAACGCCGGAGTGGGCTTCCCGTATCACCAGTATTCCGGCGGATAAAATCATTCAACTGGCCCGTGAAATTGGCTCGGCGAAACCGGCTTATATCTGTCAGGGCTGGGGACCCCAGCGTCACTCCAACGGCGAGCAAACCGCGCGGGCTATCGCCATGCTGTCGGTACTCACCGGCAACGTCGGCATTAACGGAGGCAACTCAGGCGTACGTGAAGGCACCTGGGATCTCGGCGTGGAGTGGTTTTCCCTGCTCGAGAATCCAGTGAAAACGCAGATCTCCGTGTTCACCTGGACCGACGCTATCGATCACGGCACTGAAATGACCGCCACACGCGACGGCGTACGTGGCAAAGAGAAACTCGATGTTCCCATCAAGTTCATGTGGTGCTACGCCAGTAATACGCTGATTAACCAGCACGGGAATATCGCCCATACCCATGACGTGCTACAGGACGACAGCAAATGCGAAATGATTGTCGGCATTGAACATTTCATGACGGCGTCGGCGAAGTACTGCGATATTCTGCTGCCGGATTTAATGCCGACAGAACAGGAAGATCTGATCTCCCACGAATCCGCCGGCAATATGGGCTATGTGATCCTTGGTCAGCCCGCAACTTCAGCGAAGTTTGAAAGAAAGCCAATCTACTGGATGCTCAGCGAGGTCGCCCGCCGACTCGGGCCTGACGTGTACCAGACCTTCACCGAAGGACGTTCGCAGCATGAATGGGTGAGATACCTGCATGCGAAGACCAAAGAGCGCAATCCGGAAATGCCGGATTACGAAGAGATGAAGCAAACCGGTATCTTCAAGAAAAAATGTCCGGAGGAGCACTACGTCGCCTTCCGCGCGTTCCGTGAAGATCCAGGCGCTAACCCGCTGAAAACACCGTCAGGGAAAATTGAAATTTACTCTGCGCGACTGGCCACTATCGCCGATACCTGGGAACTGAAGAAGGATGAGGTAATCCATCCTCTGCCTGCCTATACGCCCGGTTTTGACGGTTGGGATGACCCGATCCGCAAAACGTACCCGCTGCAGCTCACCGGGTTCCACTATAAAGCGCGCACGCACTCCAGCTATGGCAACATCGACGTCCTGCAACAGGCCTGCCCGCAGGAGATCTGGATTAACCCGATTGATGCCAACGCACGCGGGATTCAACACGGTGACACCGTCCGGGTGTTTAACAACAACGGACAAATGCTGATCCCTGCCAAAGTGACACCGCGTATTTTGCCCGGCGTCACGGCCATTGGTCAGGGAGCGTGGCTCAAAGCCGACATGTTTGGCGACCAGGTAGACCACGGCGGCTCCATCAACATCCTGACGTCGCACCGCCCTTCGCCGCTGGCGAAAGGGAATCCTTCGCACAGTAATCTCGTTCAGGTTGAAAAGGTCTAA
- the dmsB gene encoding dimethylsulfoxide reductase iron-sulfur subunit DmsB, with protein MTTQYGFFIDSSRCTGCKTCELACKDYKDLTPDVSFRRIYEYAGGDWQEDNGVWHQNVFAYYLSIACNHCEDPACTKVCPSGAMHKREDGFVVVDEDVCIGCRYCHMACPYGAPQYNAAKGHMTKCDGCHDRVADGKKPICVESCPLRALDFGPIDELRKKHGELAAVAPLPGAHFTKPSIVIKPNANSRPTGDTTGYLANPKEV; from the coding sequence ATGACAACCCAGTATGGATTTTTTATTGATTCCAGCCGTTGCACCGGGTGTAAAACCTGCGAACTGGCCTGTAAAGATTACAAAGATTTAACCCCGGATGTCAGCTTCCGCCGCATTTATGAATACGCGGGCGGCGACTGGCAGGAAGACAACGGCGTCTGGCACCAGAACGTTTTTGCTTACTATCTGTCCATTGCCTGCAACCACTGCGAAGACCCGGCCTGTACCAAGGTCTGTCCGAGCGGCGCGATGCACAAGCGGGAAGACGGTTTTGTGGTCGTGGATGAAGATGTCTGCATCGGCTGCCGCTACTGCCACATGGCCTGCCCATACGGCGCGCCGCAGTACAACGCGGCCAAAGGCCACATGACCAAATGCGACGGCTGTCATGACCGCGTCGCTGACGGTAAGAAACCGATCTGTGTCGAGTCCTGTCCGCTGCGCGCGCTGGATTTCGGCCCCATCGACGAACTGCGTAAGAAACACGGTGAGCTGGCGGCCGTTGCGCCACTGCCGGGCGCGCACTTCACGAAGCCGAGTATTGTGATCAAACCCAATGCCAACAGCCGTCCGACCGGGGATACCACCGGTTATCTGGCGAATCCGAAGGAGGTGTAA